The genomic segment CTGGCCCGTCGCTACGGCCACCTGCCCAACGTCATCTGGGAGCCGTACAACGAGCCGCTGCAGGTCAGCTGGACCGGCGTGATCAAGCCCTATCACCAGGCGGTGGTCTCCGCGATCCGGGCGGCCGACCCGGACAACATCATCGTGCTGGGTACGCCCACCTGGTCACAGGATGTGGACGTGGCGGCCAGCAGCCCGGTCACCGGCACCAACCTGATGTACACGCTGCACTTCTACTCGTGCACGCACGGCGCGCAGTTGCGCGCCAAGGGCGACGCCGCCATCCGTGCCGGCCTGGCCCTGTTCGTCACCGAATGGGGCGCCAGCCACGCCGACGGCGGCCTCGACGGCGTGATCTGCCAGTCCGAGGCACAGGCCTGGATCGACTGGATGCGGGCCAACAGCATCTCGTGGACCGCCTGGAAGCTCGACGTCGGCACGGACACCACGAACCTGCTCTCGCCGGGCGCCCCGGTCACCGGCGGCTGGACGAACTACCTGCGTGGGCACGGACCGTTCGTGGTGGCGAGCATGCGGTAGTACACCGCCCTGTCCCCACGCTGGATTCTCAGCGTGGGGACAGCTTCGGCACGGCCGCCGCCCAGGAGAGCCGATAACAGTCGGTCATGACAGCGCATCACACCGACGACATCCGGAGGTACGTCATGACCAGACGGATCACGAAGAAGTCCATGCTGGCCGGGCTGGCCGCGGCCGGCGTGCTGAGTGTGGGGATCGCCGCGCCGACCGTGGCGTTCGCCCAGGACGAGGCCGAGCCGACCCCGTCGGCCACCGCCGACGCCGACCCGGGCCAGGCTGGCGAGCAGCGCCGGGCCGAGCACCTGACCGAGCTGGCCGAGGCGCTCGCCACCGAACTCGGGGTGTCGGCCGACGACGTCAAGGCCGCAATGGAGAAGGTCCGCGAGGAGATCGGCGGGCCTGACGGCGAACGGCCGATGAATGGCGAGAACCGGGAGGCCCGGCTGCGGGAGAAGCTCGACGCGGCGGTCGCGGACGGCACGCTCACGCAGGCGGAGGCGGACGCCGTGCTCAAGGCGTACCAGGAAGGGGTGCTGCCCGGCCCCGGACGCGGCGGCGGCCCGATGGGCGGACCGGGACGGCCGGCCGGGCCCGCCGACGGCGAGTGACGACCCACCGCGAGTGACCAAGGACCGGCGAGTGATCTGAGCCCGTCCCCCACGGGAAGAAAGATCCTGGCGCCGGACGGCCCGGCAAAGCCGTCCGGCGCCAGGGTCTCCGGGCGCGCGCCGCGGGCTACAGACCGAGGTAGCGCTGCCGCTCGTAGGGGGTGACTTCGCGCCGGTACTGCTCCCACTCGGCGCGCTTGTTGCGCAGGAAGAAGTCGAAGACGTGCTCGCCGAGCACCTCGGCGACCAGTTCGGACTCGGCCATCACGTCGATCGCCTCGGAGAGGTTCTCCGGCAGGGCCTCGTAGCCCATCGCCTTGCGTTCGGCGTTGGAGAGTGCCCAGACGTCGTCCTCGGCGCCCGGCGGCAGCTCGTAGCCCTCCTCGATGCCCTTGAGGCCGGCGCCGAGCATGACCGCGAAGGCGAGGTACGGGTTGGTGGCCGAGTCGGGCGAGCGGACCTCGACCCGGGCCGAGTTGGGCTTGCCGTAGGCGGGCACCCGCACCAGGGCCGACCGGTTCAGGTGTCCCCAGCAGACGTACGCCGGGGACTCGGTGATGCGGTCCGGCAACGCCTGCGGGAAGAGCCGCTTGTACGAGTTGACCCACTGGTTGGTGACCGCGGTGTACTCCCGGGCGTGGGTGAGCAGGCCGGCGATGAAGGCCCGGGCCACCTTGGAGAGTTTCATCGGGTCGCTGGGGTCGTGGAAGGCGTTGCGTTCGCCCTCGAACAGCGACAGGTGGGTGTGCATGCCGCTGCCCGGTTGGTCGGTGAAGGGCTTCGGCATGAAGGTGGCCCGCACGCCGGTGGTGAGCGAGACCTCCTTGATCACGTGCCGGAAGGTCATGATGTTGTCGGCGGTGGTCAGCGCGTCGGCGTAGCGCAGGTCGATCTCCTGCTGGCCGGGGGCGACCTCGTGGTGGCTGAACTCGACCGAGATGCCGATCCGCTCCAGGGCGAGCACGGCCTGACGGCGGAAGTCGCGGGCCACCGCGTGGGTGGTGTGCTCGAAGTAGCCGCCCGAGTCGACCGGGATCGGCACCGAGCCGTCGGTCGGGCCGTTCTCCAGCAGGAAGAACTCGATCTCCGGGTGGGTGTAGAAGGTGAAGCCCTTCTCGGCTGCCCGGGACAGGCCGCGGCGCAGCACGTGCCGGGGGTCGGCCCAGGAGGCGGAGCCGTCGGGGAGCAGCACGTCGCAGAACATCCGGGCGCTCTCGCCGCTGACGCCGCCCTCGAACGGGAAGACCTGGAAGGTGGTCGGGTCGGGCATGGCGACCATGTCGGACTCGAAGACCCGGGCGAACCCCTCGATGGCGGAGCCGTCGAAGCCGATGCCCTCCTCGAAGGCGGCCTCCAGCTCGGCCGGCGCCACCGACACGCTCTTCAGGGTGCCGAGCACGTCGGTGAACCACAACCGGACGAAACGGATGTCACGCTCTTCCAGCGTGCGGAGCACGAACTCCTGCTGTCGGTCCACGTCAACCCCTCGCGACACTCCTGCTCGGCCCGGCCAGGCCAGGCACGGCCTGACGGCCAGTCTTCACCGATCTCGTTACATGGACGTTACGTGACGGGTGCGGTCCACGCAGCCTCGGGTCCGCCCGATTCCACCGACGCAACCGCCGTCCGTCCGCTCTGTGATGCCCGGCCGGGCGACCGGTTAACCACTGCGGCAGTATGAAGGTATGCCCACCCTGCGCATCGCACTCGCCCAGGTCAACCCCACCGTCGGTGACCTGACGGGCAATGCCCGGATCATCCGCGACCGGACCCGCCAGGCGACGGCCGAGGGAGCCCACCTGATCGCGTTCCCGGAGATGATGTTGACCGGTTATCCGGTCGAGGACCTGGTCTTTCGAGAGTCGTTCGTCGATGCGTCCCGGGCCGCGCTGGAGCGGCTCGCCACCGACCTGGCCGCCGACGGGCACGGGTCGGCGGCGGTCGTGGTCGGCTATCTGGACGCCGACGGCCCGCCGCCCACGAGCGCCGACGTGCGCGCCGGCCGGGGCCCGCGCAACGCCCTCGCGGTGCTGCACGAGGGGCGGGTGGCGGCCCGCTACTTCAAGCACCACCTGCCCAACTACGGGGTCTTCGACGAGGACCGCTACTTCGTCTCCGGCGACACCCTCACGGTGGCCCGGATCGGCGGGGTGGACGTGGCCCTGACCATCTGCGAGGACCTGTGGCAGGCCGGCGGCCCGTTCGCCGCCGCCCGGCACGCGGGGGTCGGCCTGGTCGTCAACATCAACGGCTCGCCGTACGAGCTGAACAAGGACGACGTACGGCTGCCGCTGGTCGGCCGCCGGGCCGCCGAGGCCGGGGCGACGGTGGCGTACGTGAACATGGTCGGCGCCCAGGACGAGCTGGTCTTCGAGGGCGACTCCATGATCGTCGAGCCGGACGGCACCGTGCTGGCCCGGGGACCGCAGTTCGTCGAGCACCTGCTCCTGCACGACCTGGACCTGCCGGCCGCCGCGCCGGAGCCCGCCGCCGACAGCCCCACCTCGGCGGGGATGCGGATCGCACGGGTGGTGGTCAGCGACGCGCTGCCGGCACCGGCCGGGCCGCCGGCCGCCGGTGGGATCGTCGAGCCGATCGTGGCCGAGGACGTCAGCGACGAACCGGAGATCTGGCGGGCGCTGGTGGTGGGGCTGCGCGACTACGTCGACAAGAACGGCTTCCCGTCGGTGGTGCTCGGGCTCTCCGGCGGCATCGACTCGGCGCTGGTGGCGGCGCTCGCCGTGGACGCGCTCGGCCCGGACCGGGTGATCGGCGTCTCGATGCCCAGCCAGCACTCGTCGGAGCACTCCCGCGACGACGCCGCCGAGCTGGCCAAGCGGACCGGCCTGAACTACCGGGTGGAGCCGATCCAGCCGATGGTCGACACCTTCCTGGCCAACCTCTCGCTGGCCGGGCTGGCCGTGGAGAACCTCCAGGCCCGGGTACGCGGTGTGCTGCTGATGGCGCTGTCGAACCAGGAGGGGCACCTGGTGCTCACCACCGGCAACAAGAGCGAGCTGGCGGTCGGCTACTCGACGCTGTACGGCGACTCGGTCGGCGGCTTCAACCCGATCAAGGACGTCTGGAAGACCACGGTGTGGCGGCTGGCCCGGTGGCGCAACGCCGACGCCGCGGCCCGCGGCGAGCAGCCGCCGATCCCGGAGAACTCGATCACCAAGCCGCCCAGCGCTGAGCTGGCCCCCGGCCAGCTCGACACCGACACGCTGCCCGACTACACCGTGCTGGACGCGATCCTGACCGGCTACGTCGACGGCGACCTGGGGCGGGCCGGACTGATCGCGGCCGGCCACGACCCGGCGCTCGTCGACCGGGTGCTGCGGATGGTCGACCTGGCCGAGTACAAGCGGCGGCAGTCGGCGCCCGGCACCAAGATCTCGATCAAGGCGTTCGGCCGGGACCGGCGGCTGCCGATCACCAACCGGTGGCGCGAGCACGGCTGACCGACGTCACGGTGTGAAAACTTCCACTCTTCCCTGACCGCGGGCCGGCGTCCGGTGCGACGATCGGCCTATACCCGGGGACCGCGCAGGCGGCCTCGAGGGCGAGAGGAGAAGACCGTGAGCGCCAACGACGTGCTCGAAGTACCCACCCTGTACGGCGGTCCGGCCACCCGCCGGGTCCGGACCAGGGACCTGGCCGCCGCGAAGGAACGCGGCGACCGGTGGCCGATGCTCACCTCGTACGACCAGTACACCGCCGCCATCTTCGACCGGGCCGGGATTCCGGTGCTGCTGGTCGGCGACTCGGCGGCGAACAACGTCTTCGGGCACGAGACCACCGTGCCGGTGACCGTCGAGGACCTGCTCCCCCTGGCCCGGGCCGTGGTGCGGGCCACCAGCTACGCCCTGGTCGTCGCCGACCTGCCGTTCGGCTCGTACGAGGAGGGGCCGACCCAGGCGCTGCGCACGGCGGTGCGGTTCATGAAGGAGACCGGCTGCCACGCGGTGAAGCTGGAGGGCGGCCGGCGCTACGCCGCCCAGATCGAGGCGATCACCGGCGCCGGCATCCCGGTGATGGCGCACATCGGCTTCACCCCGCAGCGGGAACACACCATCGGCGGCTACCGGGTCCAGGGCCGCGGCGACGCGGCCGAGGACGTGCTGGCCGACGCGCACGCGGTGGCCGAGGCCGGCGCCTTCGCGGTGGTGCTGGAGATGGTGCCGGGCGAGGTCGCCAAGCGGGTCACCCACGACCTGGCGATCCCGACCGTGGGGATCGGCGCCGGCCCGGAGACCGACGCCCAGGTGCTGGTCTGGCAGGACATGGCGGGGCTGCGGACCGGTCCGATGCCGCGCTTCGTCAAGCGCTACGCCGACCTGGCCGGGGCGCTGGGCGAGGCCACCGCGCGGTTCGCCGAGGAGGTCCGGGCCCGCGAGTTCCCGGCCGCCGAGCACACCTTCTGACGTACGCCGAAAGCACGCCGGCGCCGGACCACGGCGCCGGCGTCGCGGCCTCAGATGTCGGTGACCCGGATGCCGGCGTGCGCCTTGTACCGCTTGTTTATCGCGATCAGGTTGGCGGTGAACGCCTCGATCTGGTGGGCGTTGCGCAGCCGCCCGGCGTAGATGCCGCGCATGCCGGGGATCCGGGCGGCCAGTGCGGCGACGATCCCGATCAGTTCCCGCTCCTCGGTGCAGATCAGCACGTCCAGGTCGATCCGGTCGACCTGCGGGTCGGCCAGCAGCGGGGCGCTGACGTGGTTGAACGCGGCGCAGATCCGGGAGTCCGGCAGCAGCGCCGCCGCCTGCTGCACCGCGCTGCCCTCCTCGACCGGCAGCGCGTACGGGCCCTGCTTGTCGAAGCCGAGCGGGTTGACGCAGTCGACGACCACCTTGCCGGCCAGCGCGTCGCGCAGCTCGGTGAGGATGGCGGCGTGCCCGTCCCAGGGCACCGCGACGATGACGATGTCGGAGCGGGTCGCGACGTCGAGGTTGGCGGCGCCGGTCACGTCGGCGTCGGCGGGCAGTCCGGCCAACTGGCGGATCTGCGCGGCGGCCTCTTCGGCGCGCTCCGCCGACCGGGAGCCGATCAGGATCGGCTGACCGGCCCGGGCCAGCCGGTAGGCGAGGCCGCGTCCCTGGTCCCCGGTGCCGCCGAGGATGCCGACGGTCAGCCCGGTCACGTCCGGCAGCGTGCTCGCGTCATAGCCCATCCGGACATCTTCGCAGCCCAACCCCTGCTTCGGCAGCTACCCGCGGCTGTGAGAATCCCCGCCCCGGTGGCCCATCGAAACTCCCGCTGCCCAGGCGGACAGCGGGAGTTTCGAACTGTTGGTCATGATTTACCGGGGTCGACCCGGCCGGATCGGGTCAGCGTGGCTTGCGGGCCGTGGCGCGGGTGGCGGTCTTCTTCGCCACCGCGCCGCGGGCGGCCACCTTCTTCGCCGGCGACCGGCGGGCGGTCACCTTGCGGGCCGTCGAGGCGGCGTTCGCCCGGGAACCGGTGCCGCTGGTCCGCTTCGCCGCCGCCCGACTGGCCGTCGATTTCACGGTGCTCGCCTTGCGGGCCGGTGCCCGCTTCGCGGCCGTCGTTCGGGCGCTCGCCGGCCGGGTCGAGGCGGCCTTGCGGGCCGTCGACTTCTTCGCCGCCGTCGACTTCTTCGCGGCCGTGGACCTCTTCGCGGCCGTCGACTTCTTCGCCGCGGTCGACCGCTTCGCCGGCATCGTCTTCTTCGCGGCGGTCGACTTCTTGGCCGCCGTCGACTTCTTCGCCGCGGTCATCTTCTTCGCGGCCGTCGACTTCTTCGCCGCTGCCGACTTCTTCGCGGCGGTCCGCTTCGCCAGCGCCGTGCGCGCGGTGGTCTTCTTCGCCGCGCTGCTGCGGGCGGCGGCCGTGCGGGCGGCCACCTTCCGGGCGGTCGTCTTGCTCGCCGCGCTCTTGCGGGCGGTGGCCTTCTTCGCCGCCGCCTTCTGGGCCGCCGACTTCTTCGCGGCGATCGTCCGCGCCGTGGCGGTCTTCTTGGCGGTGGTCCGCTTGGCGGGAGCCGTCTTCGCGGTGGCCCGCTTCGCCGGAGCCTTCTTCGCCGCGGTCTTCTTCGCCGGAGCCTTCTTCGCGGCGGCCTTCTTGACCGCGGCCTTGCGCACCGCCGAGGTGCGCGTGCCGGCGCTGCGTGCGCTCGCCGCGGTCTTCTTCCCGGCCACGCGTTTGGCGGTCGGGCGGGTGGTGGCCTTTCGTGCTTCGGCCATCTGGGTTCCCTCCTTGCGGGACTTACTCTCGGGTGTCTCCTCGCGGAGACCACGGAGTTCCTCGACGCGGACTCTCGCCGCGCCGGCCTAGCGCTCCTCCCCGGCCCAACGGGCGTCCTCGGCTTCCCACTCCTCGTTACGCTCCTGCACCTTCTGCAGGGCGTTCTCGGCGTCGGCAGCTGAGGCGTACGGGCCGAGCAGGTACCGCGCGGGACACGCGTCGGCATCCGTCTCGACCCGGTGGTGTCGCTCGCACCAGTAGTACCGGGCACCACTACCGCTGTCGCTCATGAGATCACTGTGACACCGCAAACCGACCATGCGCTACCGTTTCACGCAAATAGGAGAGGCGTCTTCCACAGTAGACCCCCTCGACGCCCGCCGCCGGCAGTTCGCCAAACTCACTCCGTACCCGACGGAAATGTTCTGCGGCAAGCGATTCACGACGATGAAACGGCACCCACAGCCGCAACCGCCACCGTTCCCAGCCGAAAAAGAAAAAAGCCCTCCGGGTACGCGGACAGCCCGCCACACCGACCGCGAGAAGTCGGAAACCCGACATCGCCTGCGCACCTGGCGCCACTTCCGCCCCGGCGGTCCCGGCCGGTCAGTTGCGCCGGCGGTCCGTACCGGGCACCGTCACAGCATGTTCAGCGACGCCGCCACGGCGGTACTGGTTGCGCATGCGCGGGTCCGGCTCCGGGACGGTTCGCCGCCGGGCCGGGTCTTCACCCAGCTCGCGGCGGCACACGACGATCCGCGAGTGGTCGCGCTGGCGGTCCGGCTGGCGGTCGACGGCGACCGCGCCGAGGCCGAACGGCTGGTACGGGAGCATCGGGCGACCTTCGCCGCCACCGAGCCCGGCGACGCGGAGGCCCTCGGCGCGGCCCTGGAGTCGGCCGGCTTCTTCACCGCTGGTTCGACCCGAACGGACTGACATCGTCCGCCCCGGGAGCCCCTACTCGTGCGGGACTATTGCCGGTCGCGGTGCGTTCTCCGGCGGCGTGGCCGCCTCGGCCAGCAGCCGAGCCAGCCCGGCCCGGGTCGCGACCAGCAGCAGCCGATCGTTGCGCTGCAGCCGGCGCCCGGCCGAGACCGACGCCGGTAGCCGGGCGCCCCGCGCGTTCGTCAGGTGGACGAGCCACGCCTCGCCCGGCCGCCGCAGGTCGCCGACGGTCCGGTTCTCCAGCGGGGCGTACGGCGCCACCACCACCTCGGCGATCAGCAGCACCCGGCGGTCGACAGCGACCGCCTCCACGTCCTGCCCGAGCATGCGGGCGGCGAACGACGGCACCGCGAGGTAGCTGACGCTGCGGGAGATGCCGATGTCGAAGGCGCGTTGCACCTGGTTGGCGAAGCCCCCGTCGAAGAGCCGCAGCACCACCCGCAGATTCTCGTGGATCCCCCGGCCGACCAGCGCGGTCTCCAGATTGGTCGAATCGTCCGATGTGATCACCACGAGCGCGGCGCTGGTCGGCAGGGAGGCCGCCAGCAGGGTCTCCCGCCGGCTGGCGTCGCCGATGATCAGCGGTATCCCGAGATCCCGGGCGACCTGCACCCCGCGCGCCTCCGGCGACCGGTCGACCGCGACGACGTCGACTCCGGCGGCGTACAGGCCCTCGATGACGTGGCTGCCGACGCCGCCCAGGCCCACCACGACGACGTGATCGGCCATCCGTCTCGGCAGCGAACCGTCCGCGACCTCGAACCGCACCTTGACGACCGCGTCCACCACGGCGGCGGTGAGCAGCGGAATCACCGCGATGCTGCCGATGGAGAGGACGACGAGCGTCACCTGCTCGACGGCCGAGGCGCTCAGCTCGGCCTCGGCGCCGCCGAACGCGGCGAGCGTGGCCGCATAACCGGCCTGCCACCAGGTGGTCTCCGGCCGTTCCAACGCGAGCAGACCGGAGCCGAGCACAAGCAGACCGACGAACACCCCCAGCGCGAGGCGCAGCCGGCGCCACACCCGCCCGACGATCGCACCGACCGGATAGCCGGGCGCCCGCCGCCGGCGGCGGGTCACCGGCAGGGTCCGGGGCGCGGCCGACACCAGCACCAGGTCGGCCTCGTCCTGCTCGACCGGGAGTACGTCCGGCTCGTCGCGACCCGCCGTGCGGGCCAGGCCGACCAGGATGTCGCGGTCCGGCACCTCGCCGCGGTGGGCGACGAACATGGTGCCGCTGCGCAGCCCTTCCTTCGGCGCGACCGCTCCGACGGCGGCCGCGACGAACGCCGGCGCGGCCAGCGCCCCGTCGGAGAGCACCGTGCAGTACGGCAGCCGCGCGATCCCCTCGCTCAGGCTGGTGTTGAACATCCGCACCACGATCCGCAGACCCGGGTGCAGATCGTGCGCGTGCAGGGTCGCTTCGATGTTGCTGACGTCGTCGCGTCCGACAAGCGCCAGCGCGTCCGCCGAGTCGAGTCCGGCGGCGCGATAGGCGTCCAGGTCCGGCTGCTCCGACTCGACGATCCCGAGCCCGGCCAGCTTGGCGATCCGGCGGCCGTACGTCGAGGTCCGCGACCTCAGGATGACGGTCACCGCGCAGTGGTGCCGGTTGAGCAGTTCATCGGCGAGGCGGTAGGCCAGCGAGTCGTCTCCGCAGATGACGAACCGGCGCGCGTCGGCTACCTCGACCGGAGCCGGCGGGACGGACCCCGACGGGTTCACGGGGCCGATCGTATCGAGCACCGTCCAGCCGGCCGAGGCGGGCGTCCACCGGCTCGGCCGGAGCACCGGTGGGCCGGATGAGGCGCTCGCCGAGGGCCAGCCCGAGCGCGACGACGCTGAGCAGCGCGCCGATCAGCACCGTGCTGCGGACACCGTGGGCCGGCAGGGCGAGGCCGCCGACGAAGGCGCCGCCGGTGATGCCGACGTTGACGGCGGCCGAGACCGCGGCGGCGGCCAGATCGGACCGCCCGGGCGCGACCTGCAGCACGAGACCGCCGAGCGACGCGGTGAAGGCGGCGAACGCCAGGCCGGCCAGGGCGATCTGGGCGACGGCCAGCGCCGGCCGGTGACCGGTGACGGCCAGCCCGAGCAGCGCCGCGGACTGCACGGCGACGGTCGCGACCAGGGCCAGCCACGGGCTGCGGTCGACGAGGACACCGACGGCGAGGATGCCGAGCACGCTGGCGATGCCACGCGCCAGCAGGATGGCCCCGACCGAGGCGGCGGAGAACCCGCTGACCTCGGTGACGAAGAGGGCGACATAGGTGTACGCGGCGATGGCGCCGGCGGTGGCCAGGATGGCGACCGCCACCAGCAGCCAGAAGCGGCCCGGGTCGGGCGTGGCGCCCCGGGCGGAGTGGCCCTGTTCGGGTCGGGTCGAGGGCAGCAGCGCGGCCACCACGACGCCGACGACCGCGCCGAGGCCGGCCACCGCCAGGAACGACGCCCGCCACCCGGCGCGTTCGCCCAGCCAGGTGCCGGCCGGCACGCCGAGGGCGAGGGCGACGGTGCCGCCGGCGAACACCACCGCCACCACCCGACCACGCAGCCCGGGTCGGAACAGCTCGGCCGCGGCCGGCACCACCACCGCCCAGAACAGCGCGTGGGTCGCGGCGGTCGCCATCCGCGCCGCCAGCAGCAGCGGGACGGAGCTCACCAGGACCGTGACCGCGTTGCTGACCACGAAGCCGGCCAGCAGCGCCGTGAGCAGCCACCGGCGCGGAACCCGCCGGACCAGCGCCGTCAACGGAACCGAGGCGACCATCACCACCGCGCCGTACGCGGTGACGAGCATGCCCACCTGTGCCGGCGGGATGGCCAGGTCACCGGCCATCGGGAGCAGCAGACCGATCGGCAGCGCCTCCGCGGTGGTGTAGAGGAAGGTCCCGCCCGACAGGCCGATCAACGCCCCAACTGCCCGGCCGCGTCCCATCCGAACCCCCCCACTGTTACCGTCTAAATAGCTTATGACGGCAACAGATTAGCGACGCCGTCCGATCCGGGTCAACTGGTAAAGTGCGTTTTGATGGAAACAGTCGAGGACGTGACCCGGATGCGCCTGGTGGGCGGCAACCTCGCGCTGGACTTCGTCAACACCCGCACCGGCCCGCCGGCCGGCGCCCCGGACGACGACGTCCTCACCGGCTACGCCGAACTGGTGGCCTGGGGCGCGTACGCAGGCGCGCTCACCGCGACCGAGGCGACCGCGCTGCGGCGGCTGGCCCGCGAGGACCCGGCCGGCGCGCGGGCCGCCTTCGCGCGCGCCCTGCGTACCCGGGACCACCTCGACGAGATCTTCCGGACGCTGGCCGCCGGCAAGAACCCGAAGGCGTCCGCACTGGACCGGCTCCGCGACGACGAGGCCGAGGCGCTCGGCCACGCCCGGCTCGACCCGACCAACGGGTACGCATGGAGCTGGCGGGACGACCGGACGCTGGCCCGACCGCTGTGGCCGACGGTGCACGCGGCGGTGCGGCTGCTCACCACCGGTCCGCTGGACCGGATCAAGGGCTGCGGCGGGTGCCGCTTCCTCTTCCACGACGAGAGCAAGAACCGCAGCCGCCGCTGGTGCAGCATGGACGACTGCGGCACCGCCGAGAAGACCCGACGTTACGTCGCGGCGCGGCGTACCCGTACCGCGCGGTGAAGTCTCGGGCCGTCACCCACCGCGGGGGTCCGCATGCGGGCGGACCGTTCCTGGGTATTTGTGCCGTGTCCCGCGGCCGGCCGCCGACCCTAGCCTCGTCGGTGACGACAGCCGTTGACGAACGAAGAGGTGACGGTCATGACCGCGGGCTCCTTCCGAGTCGAACCGGGTCAGGTGACCCGGCACGTCGAGCTGACCAGATCGCTGGCCACCGAGATCGAGCAGGCCACCGGCCCGCTGACCTCGCTCGCGCCCATGATCGAGAAGTCGTGGGTCGGCAGCGACGGCGCCGACGCCCTGCGCGAGGCGCTGTCCGAGACCGTCGAGGCGGTACGGCGCACCGGCACCGAGGTCCGCCGCTACGCCGACCTGGCCGGCGGCTGCGCGACCGGGTACGCCAAGCGCGACCAGTCCGCGGCCGACGAGTTCCGGGCCTGCCTGGTGCCGGCGGGGCGGTGAGCACCGATGGCCTACACCTACGCGCCCGAGGACGCCGTCGCCGGTGACCCCGGTGCGCTGCGCCTCACCACCCAGACCCTGACCACGCTCGGCACCGAGATCACCCGGCGGGCCGGCGACGCCCGCACCGACCTGAACCGCACCTCGGGGTACTGGAGCGGCAGCGCCGGCGACGCCTACCGCACCAGGATGACAACCGTCCAGGAACCGTACGCCGTCCTCGTCGACGAGGTGTTGCCGGTGATCGGCCGGGCCTGCGAGGCGCTGGCCGGCACCCTGGAGACGGCGCAGTCGCAGCTGCGCACCGCACTGGCCACCGCCGCCTCGATCGGCCTGCCGAACCGGCTGATCCTCGGCGTACTCGGATTCGGCGCGGTCACCTCACACGCCCGCTTCACCCAGCACTCGCGATACCCGCGCTACTGGGTGCGGTACGGAAACTGGCAGGCGGTGGCGAGGTACCAGCAACAACACCAGGTCACGGAGGCGCATTTCCAGCCGGTGGTCGACCAGGCGTCACTGGCGTTCAAGACCGCCCGCGAGGGACGGCTGGCGTTCGTCCGGGCCATCGGCGGCGCCCGCGAGGACCTGGCCCGGCTGCTGTACCGCGAGCCGACCGCGGCGGAGCTGAAGGTGGACCGCGAGGTCGGCGCCGGCCGGGTCGGCAACTTCTGGACCTACCTGCAGTCGCAGCTGACCGACACCGACCCGCAGGGTCGGGTGATGCTCTACCGGTGGACCGAGCCCTACGGCGAACCGGCGGTCTTCTTCCGGGACGGCTCGGACACGTCCAACTACCTCAAGGACGACGCCCTGCTGCGCGGCGAACTCGACCCCCACCTGCGGGAC from the Solwaraspora sp. WMMD1047 genome contains:
- a CDS encoding glutamine synthetase family protein; amino-acid sequence: MDRQQEFVLRTLEERDIRFVRLWFTDVLGTLKSVSVAPAELEAAFEEGIGFDGSAIEGFARVFESDMVAMPDPTTFQVFPFEGGVSGESARMFCDVLLPDGSASWADPRHVLRRGLSRAAEKGFTFYTHPEIEFFLLENGPTDGSVPIPVDSGGYFEHTTHAVARDFRRQAVLALERIGISVEFSHHEVAPGQQEIDLRYADALTTADNIMTFRHVIKEVSLTTGVRATFMPKPFTDQPGSGMHTHLSLFEGERNAFHDPSDPMKLSKVARAFIAGLLTHAREYTAVTNQWVNSYKRLFPQALPDRITESPAYVCWGHLNRSALVRVPAYGKPNSARVEVRSPDSATNPYLAFAVMLGAGLKGIEEGYELPPGAEDDVWALSNAERKAMGYEALPENLSEAIDVMAESELVAEVLGEHVFDFFLRNKRAEWEQYRREVTPYERQRYLGL
- a CDS encoding NAD+ synthase, which produces MPTLRIALAQVNPTVGDLTGNARIIRDRTRQATAEGAHLIAFPEMMLTGYPVEDLVFRESFVDASRAALERLATDLAADGHGSAAVVVGYLDADGPPPTSADVRAGRGPRNALAVLHEGRVAARYFKHHLPNYGVFDEDRYFVSGDTLTVARIGGVDVALTICEDLWQAGGPFAAARHAGVGLVVNINGSPYELNKDDVRLPLVGRRAAEAGATVAYVNMVGAQDELVFEGDSMIVEPDGTVLARGPQFVEHLLLHDLDLPAAAPEPAADSPTSAGMRIARVVVSDALPAPAGPPAAGGIVEPIVAEDVSDEPEIWRALVVGLRDYVDKNGFPSVVLGLSGGIDSALVAALAVDALGPDRVIGVSMPSQHSSEHSRDDAAELAKRTGLNYRVEPIQPMVDTFLANLSLAGLAVENLQARVRGVLLMALSNQEGHLVLTTGNKSELAVGYSTLYGDSVGGFNPIKDVWKTTVWRLARWRNADAAARGEQPPIPENSITKPPSAELAPGQLDTDTLPDYTVLDAILTGYVDGDLGRAGLIAAGHDPALVDRVLRMVDLAEYKRRQSAPGTKISIKAFGRDRRLPITNRWREHG
- the panB gene encoding 3-methyl-2-oxobutanoate hydroxymethyltransferase, coding for MLEVPTLYGGPATRRVRTRDLAAAKERGDRWPMLTSYDQYTAAIFDRAGIPVLLVGDSAANNVFGHETTVPVTVEDLLPLARAVVRATSYALVVADLPFGSYEEGPTQALRTAVRFMKETGCHAVKLEGGRRYAAQIEAITGAGIPVMAHIGFTPQREHTIGGYRVQGRGDAAEDVLADAHAVAEAGAFAVVLEMVPGEVAKRVTHDLAIPTVGIGAGPETDAQVLVWQDMAGLRTGPMPRFVKRYADLAGALGEATARFAEEVRAREFPAAEHTF
- the npdG gene encoding NADPH-dependent F420 reductase encodes the protein MGYDASTLPDVTGLTVGILGGTGDQGRGLAYRLARAGQPILIGSRSAERAEEAAAQIRQLAGLPADADVTGAANLDVATRSDIVIVAVPWDGHAAILTELRDALAGKVVVDCVNPLGFDKQGPYALPVEEGSAVQQAAALLPDSRICAAFNHVSAPLLADPQVDRIDLDVLICTEERELIGIVAALAARIPGMRGIYAGRLRNAHQIEAFTANLIAINKRYKAHAGIRVTDI
- a CDS encoding histone H1-like repetitive region-containing protein; its protein translation is MAEARKATTRPTAKRVAGKKTAASARSAGTRTSAVRKAAVKKAAAKKAPAKKTAAKKAPAKRATAKTAPAKRTTAKKTATARTIAAKKSAAQKAAAKKATARKSAASKTTARKVAARTAAARSSAAKKTTARTALAKRTAAKKSAAAKKSTAAKKMTAAKKSTAAKKSTAAKKTMPAKRSTAAKKSTAAKRSTAAKKSTAAKKSTARKAASTRPASARTTAAKRAPARKASTVKSTASRAAAKRTSGTGSRANAASTARKVTARRSPAKKVAARGAVAKKTATRATARKPR
- a CDS encoding NAD-binding protein → MNPSGSVPPAPVEVADARRFVICGDDSLAYRLADELLNRHHCAVTVILRSRTSTYGRRIAKLAGLGIVESEQPDLDAYRAAGLDSADALALVGRDDVSNIEATLHAHDLHPGLRIVVRMFNTSLSEGIARLPYCTVLSDGALAAPAFVAAAVGAVAPKEGLRSGTMFVAHRGEVPDRDILVGLARTAGRDEPDVLPVEQDEADLVLVSAAPRTLPVTRRRRRAPGYPVGAIVGRVWRRLRLALGVFVGLLVLGSGLLALERPETTWWQAGYAATLAAFGGAEAELSASAVEQVTLVVLSIGSIAVIPLLTAAVVDAVVKVRFEVADGSLPRRMADHVVVVGLGGVGSHVIEGLYAAGVDVVAVDRSPEARGVQVARDLGIPLIIGDASRRETLLAASLPTSAALVVITSDDSTNLETALVGRGIHENLRVVLRLFDGGFANQVQRAFDIGISRSVSYLAVPSFAARMLGQDVEAVAVDRRVLLIAEVVVAPYAPLENRTVGDLRRPGEAWLVHLTNARGARLPASVSAGRRLQRNDRLLLVATRAGLARLLAEAATPPENAPRPAIVPHE